The DNA sequence TCACTTGATTTCTGTAACCTGTTTCCACTGCGGCAAGCGAAATTCTGGTTCCTCTTTTCCATTGCCCAATGATCTCCAGCGGGTGCGACGAATCAATGACATGTATTGTAACAATTTCCCCCCCTCTCCTCAGAAATCTCATTGCAAACGGTATGATCAGCTCGACTATCTCTTTCGAATCTGCAGGAATGAGAATGCGTCCGTACTGGGGGGTTGCATCCTTCCGCTCTTCTTCCGTATCTTCGCTCTGTGCATCCATGTGTATGCTACCTTATATTATTTGTTTAATTTAATTTTTACCCATGATAGAATTAAGCAATGCAGAATTTTATCGAATCAATCCGTCCTTCAGCAGTATGGAATGAAGTGCAAGATCTAAAAGGACGACGTTCACATAGGTGCTTCCTATGAATCCGAGGAACGGATGAACTGTGTATCTGGTCACAAGCGAATCAAGTAGAGAAACGCTCAGATTTGTGTTGAAATGTACCCTCGGAATCTGGAACAGTGCAAAGCTGACAGTTATGTCCGGATCGAAACCAGAAGCGCTTGGCTCAACACCGTTTGCCGGGACCTTCTGTCCTGGTTTGAGATGGCCTGTCTGGATAAGATATGTGGTATAATTGAGCGTCTGATTGTAAAATTCCAGTGTCGCGATCCCAATTGCCTGTCCGCCTGAACCGTTAAGCGAATTGTAATTTACCGAAGATACTCTGGGCCAGAAGTACATCGGCGAGCTGAAATTTTGGCCTATCAGTTCCGAACCCACCACTGTCCCGTTAACACTGATGAGGCTTCCATTCTCCTGCCAGCCCAGGCCGAGAGCTTCTCCCGCACCTGCAACAAAAGCCGGATATGCGAAACCGCACAGGATGAAGGAAAGCAGCGTCAGCACTAGAACCGGCCTCAGATGCCTGAAATGAGCATCAGACATGAATTATCAACCCCATCAGTATGGATATGAGTTTAATTCCTATAAATGCGGAGATCAGGCCACCGCCGCCATAAAGTACTATGTTTCTCCTTAACAGCGCGACTGGCCCTGTCGCCTCGAATCGTACCCCTCTCATTGCTATCGGTATCAACAGCGGGATCACAATAGCGTTGAACAACAGTGTGGAAAGTATTGCTATCTGAGGGGATTGTATTCCAAGTATATTCACTGCAGCAAGCGATGGAAGGAAGGCAACAAACATTGCTGGTATTATGGCAAAGTATTTCGCTACATCGTTGGTAACGCTGAATGTGGTCAGCGCCCCCCGTGTAATCAGAAGCTGCTTGCCAAGCGCAACGATCTCGATGAGTTTGGTCGGATCGGAGTCAAGGTCGACCATGTTTGCGGCATCCTTTGCTACAGCGGTTCCTGAGTTCATTGCCAGGCCAACGTCGGCCTGTGCCAGCGCTGGCGCATCGTTTGAGCCATCGCCTGTCATGGCTATCAGGTGACCCCTGGACTGCTCCCTGACAATGATCTCCATTTTGTCCTGCGGTTTTGCTTCCGCTCTGAATTCGTCTACACCCGCCTTCTTCGCGATTGTCTGTGCGGTGAGGAAATTATCTCCCGTGACCATGATTGTCCTTATCCCCATGTTCTTCAGCTCCTGAATTCTGGAATCGATACCGGGCTTAATCAAATCCTGAAGGACAATCAGCCCCTGAACCTCGTTATTAAGCGCGAGAACAAGCGGAGTCGAACCTTCAAGAGCAGCGGCATGGATTTCTTTCCTGATCGTCTCAGGAATTATCACGCCGCTCTTTTCCATTGCGTCGGCAGAGCCTTTTCTTATTCTGTCCTGATCGATATCGGCTCCACTCATTCTTGTTTCTGCAGTGAATCTCACCGGTCTTATCCTCGATATTATATCCTTGTCGACTCTCGCTCCCCGGGCATAAGCCAGTTTCATTGTCGAAACGCCTTCGGGCGTATTGTCAATTGCAGATGACAGATATGCAAGATTCAGTATGCTGGCCTCGTCCTTGCCTGGAGCGGGCACTATTCTGGTCGCGACCCTGTTTCCTATAGTTATTGTTCCGGTCTTGTCAAGCAGCAGAACGTCAACATCGCCGGATGTTTCAACAGCCTTTCCCGACTTCGCAATGACATTGTATCGAATAACCCTGTTGACTCCGGCAATTCTTATTGCAGGCAGCAGCGCACCTATCGTTGTCGGAAGGAGACATACAAGTAGTGCGACGAGCGCACCCATGTCGACTGTGAATTTGAAGAACTGCGCCACCGGTATTATCGTTGCTATTACAATTACAAGAACAAGACTCAGGGCCACAAGCAGCTGCGACAGTGCAATCTCATTCTGTGTCTTCTGTCTGTTTGCACCTTCCACAAGAGCAATCATCTGATCCAGGAATGTATGGCCGGGATCGTTGCTCACCTTGACCTTTGCCTGGCCGGATATAACTGTTGTGCCGCCAAGAACAGAATCTTTGTCGCCTCCGGTTTCCTTCACCTGAGCTTCGGATTCACCCGTCATCATTGACTCGTTGACAACGAGTGCCCCCTCAATGATCTGGCCGTCTATTGGAACCGTGTCCCCCTCGTTCAGCAGAACAATATCTCCTTTCCTGAGTTCATTGTTGTTCACGAGTTCCGGCTTTCCTGCACTGTCTATCCTTCTTGTCTTGATTTCGGTTCTTAGGCTCTTGAGTGACTCTGCATTTGCCTTTCCCTGTGCATCAGCAAAAGACTCCGAAAAATTCGCAAACCACAGGGTCGCGATCAAAATAAGCAGGATAGCAAGGTAGTATGAAAATCCATACCCTTTCCCAATCATACCGCTGAACAGGCCGGGAAGGAAAGTTATCATCGCCACAAATATCGTGCTGATGTAGACAACAAACATTACCGGATTTTTGAAAGCAATTCTCGGATCAAAACCTCTCAGTGATCCAGTCAGAGCATTGGACAGGAAGCTCCTCCGTAGCTTTCTCATTTCGCTGTTTTCTTCCGCAGTTATCCCCCCAGGAATCCTGCTAGCGGACCGAGAACCAGCACAGGCAGGAAGAGTAGGGCGCTAAGCACTATTATGAAGCCGAACAGAAAAATCCCGAAAACAGGATCATCGGTCATCATGATCGTTTTCGTCTGGGACGCTGTCTTGGTCGATGAGAGAACCCCGCCTATTGAAAGCGCTATTGCGATAGGCACATATCTGCCTATTATCATCACAACCGCTTCCGCAATATAGAAAAAGGCCGAATTCTGGGCAACAACAACTCCTCCCATGGCCGATCCGTTGTTTGCAGCGGCTGAGGTGAATTCATAGAGGAGGGCGGTGAACGCTTCATTTGGCGGCAAAAAAATGAATCTGGAAAAACCGGAAAGTATCGCTATTGCTGTTGGAATGAGAATAAGTACCGGATGCAACAACACAAAAATGACAGCATACCTCATTACGCCTGTTGAAATTTTTTTGCCTATGAACTCAGGCGTTCTTCCCACCATGAGGCCGGAGATAAACACGGCAAGCATCATGTAAATCAGCAGCGTGATGAGTCCGGTGCCTACTCCGCCAGGAGTTCCCTGAAGATCCATGCCGAAAAGTGCTACGCCGATGGAAAGCGGATTCATCTGGTTTATATTGACATTGGGGCCACCTGTCATAGTGTATGTGTTGAGAATCAGGCTGAAGGTCGATTCTGTAATTGAAAAGCGCGTGTCCTTGCCTGCCCAGTTGCCTGAAGTCTGGCTTATCGGAAGTGTGCTGAGAAGGTGATTCGGAAGGTATTCCGCATAGAGCGAAAGGCCGATTGCAATAATGAGGATTGACATCGTTACGGCAACCAGCACTCTTGCCTGTTTCGGATTCCGTATCATGTGGCCGAATGAGAATATCAGGCCGAACGGTATGATTGCTTCAGTTATGAGTTCAAGATAATTAGACACGGGTCCTGGATTTTCGAAAGGATATGACGAATCTGCACCGTAGAAGCCACCGCCGTTTGTTCCCAGGAATTTAATAGATTCCAGGCTTGCAACAGGTCCCCTGAAAATGTACTGGTTTCCCATATCTACAGTATGCGCTATTATGGCGGCCTGGAATGTCTGGGGCATTCCGAGGTATATGAAAACTATTGCCTCCACAGCACTTATGGGTATCAGGATGCGTGTTATGGTTGTGACAAAGTCCTTATAAAAGTTTCCGACCTTTGAGTTCTGATTTATAATGCTCCTGATGAAGGCAACTGCAGAAACAATGCCTGTTGCTGCGGAAGTGAACATCAGGAAGGTGATAACGCCCATCTGGGAAAAGTAACTCAGCTGCAGCTCCCCCGTGTAGTGCTGCAGGTTGGTGTTCGTCAGGAAGGATGAGACAGTCGTGAAGTTGAGGAGTACCGGCAGGCCACCTGCATGATTCGGATTCAGGGGCAGCAGCGGCTGAAAATAAAGAATGATGAATGATAGAATTCCAAAGGAAATATTTGTAAATAATATGGCCTTAAGATATTCCTTCCAGTCCATTTCAGACTTCGGATTCACTCCAAGGAGCCTGTAAATGAAATTTTCAATCGGCAGCATCAGGCGATCCGCTGCCATGCGCTTGCCGAGGAAGAGTCTTCCCATGTAGTTTCCAAGAATCGCCGAAAGAAACACAATGACAAAAAGGAGAAAACCGATCTGAACGAAGGAGATTAATGGTATCAATTGCTTATCCCTTCAGAATCTCTCTGGATAGAGAAGTGCATAGGTAAGGTATGTGACAGTGAGCACAATGAATGCAATAAGGACGACATAACCTGCTGTCAAATTATGGCACCTCCCGGTGATTTTCCGTTAGAGTAAGACCAACTTAATTAAATTTTGCTCTCGCGAAAGCCGGAATTACAGAATCGACTGCGCTTGTCGGTCCACATTCACATATCACGAAATCCCACAGGTTTGTAAATCTGCTGACTGTTTTAAAGCATTGGCGCAGTACACTGCCAATCCCGGTTTCCATTGGTATGGTTTAGTTTTTCCTGCAAAAATACTAAATGAAATTATACCCTATGACAGATAATGAAGCGAGGTAATAACGTGATATCTGAAAAGAGAGTGGCAGACAGCGTGTCCCACATATCGAGGGTCATGATGCCGACCGATGCTAATATAGCAGGAAATGTCTTTGGAGGAACGATACTAAAGCTCGTGGATGAAGTTTCGGGTCTTGTTGCCCTGAGGCATTGCAATTCAAATGTCGTCACGGCCTCTATCGAACACATGGATTTTCTTTATCCAGTCCATATCGGAGACCTGCTGTCACTGGACGCGAAAATGACTTATGTCGGTAACAGCTCTATGGAAGTACTGGTAAACGTGACCGCAGAAAATCTGATGACCGGCGAGAAGCAGCATGCGGGCGATTCAATAGTCACACTTGTAGCCCTTGACAGGGACGGTCATACCAAGTCTGCTCCGAAACTGATACTTACCACTGATGAGGAAAGAAGGTTGTTTTCAGAAGGTGAAAAGAGAAGGGCCCTCAGACTGGTAAGGGCGAACGAAAGGAAAAAACAGTCCCAGTCATCATGAGCATCGTATCCGGGAAAGGTAACAGATGCCAATAAACTCAGCAGAATGAACCCTGTGCAGTTATGGAAAGAGATAATTTCGACGAGAGACATTACTCTGCTGCCCTTGCTGTAAATGGCGCAGAAGCGGTAAATGCGGCAATTCTCGCATTCTCCGAATTAGGTTACAGACAGAATTTCGGCATTATAGCCGGCAGATCAGTCAACTTGGATTACGGGATCAGCGAAAATTATCTTCCTGTGAGAATCGTTCATCATTCAAGGCATTTGAATCGTTTTATCTCTGGGAGGGAAACACAGCTGCCGCTTCTTCATGCAGTTTCTCTGATGTCTGGCAGAACAGAGCGCAAAGTGAAAGAGGCTAGAGGCGGATCACTCACAGATCGACAGCTGATTTTCGAGCTGGTCTCCTCACTTGAAAAGAATGAAACCGGCAGGGCAGAGGGTATCATCGTGGAATTAGTTTCAAGAGGTATGTTCGAGGAGCTGATGGGTGTCCTCCGGGATGAAGCTGTCAGGCGTTACTCTTATATGTTTCCCGCTTTTATTCTCTGGAATGCTGTCCGGTGCATCGTCAGCGATGTCCCGGCCTATGAAGGTGGTTCCGTGTCTTTGCTCCGATGCCTTTCCGCAAGCACTGTTTCAGACGAATACATTTCGGTCCGGAAGGCAATTGGAAGGAAGGAGCTGAAGCTGCATAATGTTCTGGAAAACAGCTACGTCCCCGATGAGAAAGTTGATTGGAAAATAATCTCGGCCCTGAGAAGTGGAATTCCGGAACTTGCATTGAACATGCTTCTGGAAAAGATCTCCGACGGAATGAGTCAGAATCACATACTTTCTCTTGTCTTCAGGGAAATACTTGCTCAGTCACTAAATTCGGACAGAAAGGCGCTGTTCGAACACCTCATTCAGAATTGCTCTTCCATGATTGAGGTGAATATTTCCGGGAACGACAGAAGTGAAATCTCAGTGTACGAACTGCTGCTGACTGCCTCACACCTTGCTCAGATTTCTGTCGCCCATCCACTACAGCGGCCCTCCTCAGAAGGAAATGATGGCCTCAATGATGCTCTTCTCGTCATAGAGAGTGCCTTATCCGAAAAGACAGGTTCAATCCTGCCGGCGAAGCACAACACATTGTCGAACCAGGGGATAGCTGAATTTCTTGTCATGGCATCAATAAAGTGTGATCAGCTGAAAAACTTCAGTGAAGCCCTCTGCCACTGCTCATCTGTTCTGTCGGCCGGTGAAGTTCTCGGCGGCGGTAATGTTGCCAAATACGTCATCGACGAAAGCGCAGATTATCTTTCAAAACTGTTTTTGATCGGCGGCAGGTACGCCACTTCGATATATGACAGATTCGGAAGTTTCAGTGAATCCGATTCTCATTAAACAGACTGACGGAGATCAGAATATTGCAATTGATATTGTAAAAACACTCATAGAATTTCCGGAAGCATTCTATAATTCTGCGATTTTTTTCTGACATCAGCGTCGGCAAAATTTTGGTAAATTATATTTGTATGAATGTATATGTGGTAGACGGAGTGATTGTTTTTGCCAACTAAGAAAAAAGCAAAGACTGCAAAAAAGGCAAAGAAGGGAAAGAAATAGAAACCTGAGGATTCTGAATGGGGGAAACGGTTTTCCCTTCTATTTTTCATTTTTGTCATTCAGGGTGAATTTTTTAAGAATCTTTTTTGTTTCCCATTGCCGGCTGCACTATTCAGCCAACTGCTGCCACAAGTGAATAACAATAAAGGTATCTATCTGTTAAGTGATCCTTATTTTCAATGGCGGATACTGGTAATTCTGCAAACAGGCTTGTTAATGAGAGAAGTACATATCTCAGAGATGCGGCCATGCAGCCAGTTGACTGGTTTCCATGGTGTCATGAAGCATTTGAAAAGGCACACAGGGAAGGGAAACCAGTTCTGCTCGACATCGGCGCTTCATGGTGTCACTGGTGCCATGTTATGGATGAAGGAACTTATGAAGACAAACATATTGCGCAACTGATTAATGAAAAGTTTGTTGCTGTAAAGGTCGACAGGGATGAAAGACCAGACATTGACGGGCGTTACCAGAAGGCTGTAAATGCGATGACGGGCCAGGGAGGATGGCCCCTTACAGTCTTCCTTGATGATGAAGGAAGACCGTTTTACGGCGGAACATATTTCCCTCCCAAACAGTCAGGGCAGCTTCCCGGCCTGGACGAAGTGCTTGAAAAAGTCCATGACTATTACTCCTCAAACAGAGACGATGCATCGGAGGTCGGAAAGAGGGTTTTGTCAGCCCTCAAAACAGAGAGAAAGGACAAATCTGAGGCAGTCAGGACATCCCTGCTTTCGGCAGCCTGCCTGCAGATGATTGCCGAATCGGATATGAAATACGGTGGATTCGGTTACTCGCCCAAATTCCCGCATACAGCCGCAATTGAATTCCTCATGGCTGCATTTCGCAGGGGTAATAATAATGCTCTTCCAGTAATAATAGCCACTCTGAACAAAATGCAGGAAGGAGGAATCTTCGATCAGTTGGGCGGAGGGTTTCACAGGTATTCCACGGACGAGAAATGGGTAGTCCCCCATTTTGAGAAGATGTCCTACGACAATGCATTTCTTCTGAAAAACTATGTTCACGGTTACCAGATTTTCAGGGACGAGGAATACAGAAAAACTGCGGACCTCATCATTAACTTCGTCATGACTAAACTGAAGTCAGAAGCCGGATTCTATTCGACCCAGGACGCCGATGCGATTCCGGGGGATGACGGCGATTACTGGACGTGGTCTCCCTCAGAACTATCTTCTGTGCTTAGCGGAAAGGAAAGGGAGGTAGCATCCTTCGTCTATCATATTCGGGGAGAGGCGGAAATGCATGGCAGGAGTGACAGGCATGTACTCTACAGGGCGATGACTGTGCCTCAGGCAGCCGAACGTCTCTCCCTGACAAGGACTGAGGCGGAACAAATGCTGAATACTGCAAGAGACAAAATGCTTCTCGCAAGACAAAAAAGACCTTCCCCGCGCGTAGACAGAACCGTCTTTTCCAACTGGACCGGCATGGTCATTTCTTCGGTCTATGAGTATGCACGTGCATTCAATCTTGACAATGACGCAGATTTCTGCAGGAAGGCAATAGAATATTCTATTGCGCATTCATTCGATGAGGAAACCGGATTCCTGCATGTAGTAGATTCTTCAAGGAAAGTTACAGGTATGCTTGAGGATCAGGTGCAGATGGGTCTGTCCCTGATAGATGCCTTTTGCTATCATGGAAATGAAATTTTTCTGAGGACTGCGGTTTCAGTTGCAAAGATACTGTCCAGCAGGTACGCGCTGTCCTCCGGGCTTCTTTCAGATACAGACAGATATCTTGCAACGCCTGATTTCAACGAACTATCCTCGATTGAGAACATACAGCTGTACGATTCACCTAATCCTTCCCCGAATGCCTCTGCTGCAATATTTTTTCAAAGGCTCGAAGCCGTCACGGGTGAACATTCGTATCTCGACAGTTCGCAACGTATTTTGAACGCTGCGTCACATTTTTGCTCTGAGAGCGGCTCTTTTGCAGGTTCATATTTTCAGGCTCTGGACAGCCATATGAATGGTATGGCATCACTGGTTATAGTCGGATCAGAGGGAGAGCGGAATTTCGAAGAACTGAAAGCCGCCTCCTCGCAAATCTATCTTCCTGCAAAGGAGACAATATTTGTCGACCTTTCCGGTGGCTGCAGGAAACTCTATTCCGAAACAATAAAAGGCATGATTGAAAGGGCCGAAAAAGGGAAAAAGGCATTTGCATTCCTGTGCAGGGGAACAACATGTTCTTCTCCTTCAGGTTCTGCGGACGAACTGATTAAAACAGTGGGAGTCTGATTTCCGGAATTACGTCTGAAGGGGAGTGTAAAGCTTGTGAAGAATTGACTACATTATGCCTTATTTCACATTATCATCAGGACTCTCTGCATTTACCGGAAATGGCGTTACTCATCCGGTGAAGGCTCGCACAATTTCCCTTTCTCCCATTTCAATCCCCTGCCTTCGGAACAATCACGGCACAGTATGACATATCCCCTGGGATTCATGAGGTCGCTGAATCTCTTTAGATCAATAAGCTCGACAGGCATCTGGCAATCTTCACACTGCATTTGACTTCCACTCCACATTACGTCCGACTTCTAATTAACTTTGCCGTAATTCGCGCAGGAGCTTCTGCCAAAAGCTTCTGGAGGCGGCCCGTCTTTTGTTTCAACGTTCTCTTCTTCCAGATCTTCCCCGCCTGGATGCTATTGCGTATACGGAAAAAAGTGAAACCGCGATTATTACAGTCGCTATTGCCGCTTCTTCGAAGGGCTGGCCAGGCGGCGACACCGCGTAAATGGTGTTTCCTATTGCATAGCCTCTTCCTTTAAACACTATCAT is a window from the Candidatus Sysuiplasma jiujiangense genome containing:
- a CDS encoding potassium-transporting ATPase subunit C, which encodes MSDAHFRHLRPVLVLTLLSFILCGFAYPAFVAGAGEALGLGWQENGSLISVNGTVVGSELIGQNFSSPMYFWPRVSSVNYNSLNGSGGQAIGIATLEFYNQTLNYTTYLIQTGHLKPGQKVPANGVEPSASGFDPDITVSFALFQIPRVHFNTNLSVSLLDSLVTRYTVHPFLGFIGSTYVNVVLLDLALHSILLKDGLIR
- the kdpB gene encoding potassium-transporting ATPase subunit KdpB yields the protein MRKLRRSFLSNALTGSLRGFDPRIAFKNPVMFVVYISTIFVAMITFLPGLFSGMIGKGYGFSYYLAILLILIATLWFANFSESFADAQGKANAESLKSLRTEIKTRRIDSAGKPELVNNNELRKGDIVLLNEGDTVPIDGQIIEGALVVNESMMTGESEAQVKETGGDKDSVLGGTTVISGQAKVKVSNDPGHTFLDQMIALVEGANRQKTQNEIALSQLLVALSLVLVIVIATIIPVAQFFKFTVDMGALVALLVCLLPTTIGALLPAIRIAGVNRVIRYNVIAKSGKAVETSGDVDVLLLDKTGTITIGNRVATRIVPAPGKDEASILNLAYLSSAIDNTPEGVSTMKLAYARGARVDKDIISRIRPVRFTAETRMSGADIDQDRIRKGSADAMEKSGVIIPETIRKEIHAAALEGSTPLVLALNNEVQGLIVLQDLIKPGIDSRIQELKNMGIRTIMVTGDNFLTAQTIAKKAGVDEFRAEAKPQDKMEIIVREQSRGHLIAMTGDGSNDAPALAQADVGLAMNSGTAVAKDAANMVDLDSDPTKLIEIVALGKQLLITRGALTTFSVTNDVAKYFAIIPAMFVAFLPSLAAVNILGIQSPQIAILSTLLFNAIVIPLLIPIAMRGVRFEATGPVALLRRNIVLYGGGGLISAFIGIKLISILMGLIIHV
- the kdpA gene encoding potassium-transporting ATPase subunit A, whose protein sequence is MIPLISFVQIGFLLFVIVFLSAILGNYMGRLFLGKRMAADRLMLPIENFIYRLLGVNPKSEMDWKEYLKAILFTNISFGILSFIILYFQPLLPLNPNHAGGLPVLLNFTTVSSFLTNTNLQHYTGELQLSYFSQMGVITFLMFTSAATGIVSAVAFIRSIINQNSKVGNFYKDFVTTITRILIPISAVEAIVFIYLGMPQTFQAAIIAHTVDMGNQYIFRGPVASLESIKFLGTNGGGFYGADSSYPFENPGPVSNYLELITEAIIPFGLIFSFGHMIRNPKQARVLVAVTMSILIIAIGLSLYAEYLPNHLLSTLPISQTSGNWAGKDTRFSITESTFSLILNTYTMTGGPNVNINQMNPLSIGVALFGMDLQGTPGGVGTGLITLLIYMMLAVFISGLMVGRTPEFIGKKISTGVMRYAVIFVLLHPVLILIPTAIAILSGFSRFIFLPPNEAFTALLYEFTSAAANNGSAMGGVVVAQNSAFFYIAEAVVMIIGRYVPIAIALSIGGVLSSTKTASQTKTIMMTDDPVFGIFLFGFIIVLSALLFLPVLVLGPLAGFLGG
- a CDS encoding potassium-transporting ATPase subunit F, which encodes MTAGYVVLIAFIVLTVTYLTYALLYPERF
- a CDS encoding acyl-CoA thioesterase, whose product is MKRGNNVISEKRVADSVSHISRVMMPTDANIAGNVFGGTILKLVDEVSGLVALRHCNSNVVTASIEHMDFLYPVHIGDLLSLDAKMTYVGNSSMEVLVNVTAENLMTGEKQHAGDSIVTLVALDRDGHTKSAPKLILTTDEERRLFSEGEKRRALRLVRANERKKQSQSS
- a CDS encoding thioredoxin domain-containing protein, with translation MADTGNSANRLVNERSTYLRDAAMQPVDWFPWCHEAFEKAHREGKPVLLDIGASWCHWCHVMDEGTYEDKHIAQLINEKFVAVKVDRDERPDIDGRYQKAVNAMTGQGGWPLTVFLDDEGRPFYGGTYFPPKQSGQLPGLDEVLEKVHDYYSSNRDDASEVGKRVLSALKTERKDKSEAVRTSLLSAACLQMIAESDMKYGGFGYSPKFPHTAAIEFLMAAFRRGNNNALPVIIATLNKMQEGGIFDQLGGGFHRYSTDEKWVVPHFEKMSYDNAFLLKNYVHGYQIFRDEEYRKTADLIINFVMTKLKSEAGFYSTQDADAIPGDDGDYWTWSPSELSSVLSGKEREVASFVYHIRGEAEMHGRSDRHVLYRAMTVPQAAERLSLTRTEAEQMLNTARDKMLLARQKRPSPRVDRTVFSNWTGMVISSVYEYARAFNLDNDADFCRKAIEYSIAHSFDEETGFLHVVDSSRKVTGMLEDQVQMGLSLIDAFCYHGNEIFLRTAVSVAKILSSRYALSSGLLSDTDRYLATPDFNELSSIENIQLYDSPNPSPNASAAIFFQRLEAVTGEHSYLDSSQRILNAASHFCSESGSFAGSYFQALDSHMNGMASLVIVGSEGERNFEELKAASSQIYLPAKETIFVDLSGGCRKLYSETIKGMIERAEKGKKAFAFLCRGTTCSSPSGSADELIKTVGV